Proteins encoded together in one Capricornis sumatraensis isolate serow.1 chromosome 3, serow.2, whole genome shotgun sequence window:
- the LOC138076141 gene encoding 2-acylglycerol O-acyltransferase 3-like — protein MAEGEHLRVSTTPPPTPSMKTLKKQWLEVLSTYQYVLCFCFLGLFFSLAGFLLLFTSLWYLSLLYLVWLFLDWDTPQQGGRRYQWLKNWTAWKHLSDYFPIKLVKTAELPPDRNYVLGSHPHGVIAVGTVCNFATEGTGLSQFFPGLRFSLAMLNCIFYLPGHREYFLSCGTCSVNRQSLDYVLSQPQLGRAVVIVVGGANEALYAVPGEHCLTLRNRKGFVRLALRHGASLVPVYSFGENDIFRAKAFAPDSWQHLFQVTIKKLLSCSPCIFWGRGLFSAESWGLLPLARPITTVVGRPIPVPHCPQPTQEQVDHYHTLYMKALEQLFEEHKESCGLPASTRLTFI, from the exons ATGGCTGAAGGGGAGCACCTGAGAGTctccaccaccccaccacccacccccagcaTGAAAACCCTAAAGAAACAGTGGTTAGAAGTACTGAGCACCTACCAATATGTGCTCTGTTTCTGCTTCCTGG gccttttcttttcccttgctggcttcctcctcctcttcacctCGCTCTGGTATCTCTCTCTTCTCTACTTGGTATGGTTATTCCTGGACTGGGACACACCCCAGCAAG GTGGAAGGCGTTATCAGTGGTTGAAGAACTGGACTGCTTGGAAACACCTGAGCGATTATTTCCCCATTAAG CTGGTGAAGACAGCAGAGCTGCCCCCGGACAGGAACTACGTTCTAGGATCCCACCCACATGGGGTCATAGCCGTCGGAACCGTCTGTAACTTTGCCACAGAGGGCACTGGCCTCTCGCAGTTCTTCCCAGGGCTTCGGTTCTCATTGGCTATGTTGAATTGTAtcttctacctgccaggccatcgAGAGTACTTTCTGTCCTGTG GAACATGTTCTGTGAACCGTCAGAGCCTGGATTATGTTCTGTCTCAACCACAGCTGGGCAGGGCTGTGGTCATCGTGGTCGGAGGGGCCAATGAGGCCCTGTATGCCGTCCCAGGGGAGCACTGCCTCACTCTCCGGAATCGGAAAGGCTTCGTCCGCCTGGCACTGAGGCACGG CGCCTCCCTGGTGCCCGTGTACTCCTTTGGGGAGAATGACATCTTCAGAGCTAAGGCTTTTGCCCCAGACTCCTGGCAGCATCTGTTCCAAGTCACCATCAAGAAGCTCCTGAGCTGCTCTCCTTGCATCTTCTGGGGCCGTGGTCTCTTCTCAGCCGAGTCCTGGGGCCTGCTGCCCCTCGCCAGACCCATCACCACTGTGG TGGGCCGCCCCATCCCGGTGCCCCACTGCCCGCAGCCCACCCAGGAGCAGGTGGACCACTATCACACGCTGTACATGAAGGCTCTGGAGCAACTGTTTGAGGAGCACAAGGAGAGCTGCGGCCTCCCGGCTTCTACTCGCCTCACCTTCATCTAG